The Nostoc cf. commune SO-36 genomic sequence ATCAACATGAAAATATCATAAATGCTTTTCTAAGTAAATACCCGACTTTAAAATTATGTAATAAAAAAAACTTTAAATTTCAGAATTATTTTTTACAAATTATTGAATACACGGATTGACATTATCACTAATGGCGAAAGATATTAAATTTTCTTCTCTAAACAGTACCTATGCCCAATTATGAAAGAATTATCCATCACTTTTTTACTAGCTTAATTTAATTAAAATTAGCTGGAAAGTAAACGCGAAGATTTTTTGTCCCTCTAAACGAATCAACTATTAAATTTATGAAGGAAAGCTAATAACTGCCTTCAGTAAATTTACTAGTTTAATCCCTACGCATTAAATAACCCCACCCCACAAGTGGGATGAGGTTGTTCGATTTTGCTAAGTAATTACGCGATTTTAGGCAAGATTGACACTTAAATTTACCTGACTGTGACAGACTCGGCACTAGCAAGCCCATCAACACTGTCCGTATCATCTTTTTGAACTTTTATTTTAGCTTGCCTGTTTGGGCATCCCTTGCAAACACCACTATTGCCAAGTCATCATATTCAGCTGCATAGAGGAATTTACCGTTGAGACTGACTGTGACAACTCTAGTTACTGATGCTACTAGTATATTGTGTGCGATCGCACCTTTGGATCTGCGGTGAGCTGCGCCAACTTGTCGCTGGGTGGGGCTACACCTACAACTGAGCAACAGCACTGCATAAATTTTTAGATTACCTCTGTTAAATAAATATCTGTTCAAGCTTGTCCTGAACTTTGCTCCCAATTTATTAACCATACAGCATAAGTGATGAAAGTCTTTTGCTTGCACCATTTTTTTTCAGTTCTCGCGCTCAATTAGCTCACCCGAATGGGTGAATCAAAAATTAACCGTTTAGGTGAACCGATTGCAGGAAGTTGAGACTAATAAAAAATAAGACTTTATTACTTAAAAATACTAATTGCACTTTCTATAACTAAGGATAATCCTATGAAACTCTCTACCTTGATAGATTCTGTACTCATTGTTGCTTCTATTGCTTTATTACCTGGAGCCAGTGGCGCTCAAATAGCTACTAACAATAGTGGCGAACCTATAGCTATCAACTCTAACAATTTATCTACTCATTCTACGAACGTCAGCTACCTCAAACCCTTTGATGCTGCATTTCTAGCTTATCAAGGTAAGTAGGTGGGTGGGAAAATTTATAACTATGTCATTGCGTACCGCCAAGGGCGGAACCCGTAGGGTACGTAGCAAAGCGAAGTGAAGCAATCACAAAGGTTTCGACTCTTTTACATTTCGTTACATAGTTAGGTTTATTTGAGCCAACCTACTTAATTTGAAAGCACAGGGTATTCCTAGTGGTAGTGCTTTGATATCTCAATACCAAACAGGAAACCTGACTGCACTAAATGTAATTAAGGCTGCTGTTAACTCTAAAAAGTTACCAGCACAAGCTTTGAATGATAAAAGCTATTTAAACACTGTCCAATCACAACTAACATCGTTCGACAACACCAGTCATTTATCTTACTAAATACAGCGTTGCAGAGGTTCATAACGGATTTATGAAATGCTGTACTATCATCTCATTACTTTGATGGCAAAATGCGTCAGTGGCAAGGAAAAGCTGCTGTCTCCTCCTAATCACCATCCGATTATCAAACATTACTCGAACCCCTTCAACCTTGGAGGGGTTTTTAGTTGCTGCTACAGTTGGTGCTTAGTCTAGTGTTTACTTCTGGAATGCTTGTATAGCAATAGTTTTTACCTTTTTACTACCAAGGTGCGATCGCTCCTACAATGGCGTAGCATATCACACTTATAGAAAAAATGGTCAAGTAATAAATTATTTACTGTTCTATCAAATTAACGTTGTTAAGTTACTCAGCAGGTGTAATTTTCACCTCCAGGCTGTGTTAGATATTGTGACGCGAAACAGGAGTATAGATACGTTGCTAAAGCTTTCTCCAGAATCTCCTCTATTTATTGTCTTAATCATTATTAGTTTTCTAGTAGTAACGTTGTCAACTTGGTTAGCATCTAAACCATTTGTTTTAAAACCATTTGGGGTTAATGATATTATCCAGTTACTCACATTACAGTTATTTATTTCTTTGTTACTAGAGCGTTCTTTAGAAGTTTTTATTACTACTTGGCGGGGTTCATATATCGAGCAATTAGATATTAGTATTCAGCAAGAAAAATATTTAATATCTGAGCAGATAAAACTTATGGAAGTCCAATATAAACAGTTTCCGTCTTTAGAATCAAATCAAATCAGTGGACTTCCACCTGAAGGAATGAGTTTAGAACAGCAAATCATCCAAAATTTTGCACAAAGTCAACAAGACTCATTAAAAATATTTCAGCCACAAATGGACGAGGTAAATCAAAAAGAACGCCAAAGAGCAGCCTATAAATCTGATACGCGAACAATTGCTCTATGGACATCCCTTTTATTCGGTCTGTTAATGAGTGCAATAGGTATTCGCTCAATTGAGCCACTTGTAGTTATTGATTTAGATAATCCCACACAAGTAGTTATTTTCCGTTGTTTAGATGCCTTGCTGACAGGAGGTCTAATTGCCGGAGGTAGCGAGGGAATTCATAAGCTGATAAAAGTTTTTATCGATTTTATGGAAGCCACATCGAAACAAATCAAAAATCAGGGATTATCTTGATGAGAAGAAGTATTTTCCCTCCCATAACACAAAATAATCTTGAAAATAGGATCAAATTTATAGCAATATCTATTTTAAAATATAGAGTGCCATCTTCCCATAGATAATCTTTAATATTGACAAAATTTTTATTTAAATCGCTCACTAAATTTGCTTCAGATAAAACCTGGACTCCTTCAGTTTCTAATTGATTTTTTTGTTGGCCAACATAATTTATCAAATAACCTTTAGAGTCTAATATTCTATGTAGCGGATAACTAGTAACAGAGGTTTTTTTAAGGTATGTAGGAATAGCTCTTAGATAGCTATTATCTACTCCCATAGCTTTGATTATCTGTTTATATGTAACTACTTTTCCACTGGGAATTTTGATGATAAAATCTAGAAATCGTTCATAAGGATTTTCAGATAATGCTGGAAATTTATTAGCTTGAACTTGAAAATTACTACCAACATGAATTTTACCTGATTTAATAACTACACCTAAAATTCCTCTTTTGCTTTGGATGCTCTTTAATGATTCTACCAAGTAGGCTATTCGCTTACACGGTTCGCAGTGAAAAGTTAAACGAATTACTGCACCACTTTCAAAGGTTAGTAAAGAGCCAGGGATAAAATTATCCAATTCTATACCTTGAATCACAATATTTTCTCGCAACTCACCTGGTTTAATTGATAAGTCGAAGATATCTTCACTCCTAACAATTAAAACTTGTCTAGGACTTATAGTATCGGCATTAATATCTCCTTCTATACCATGACCTACCTTTAAATTTAATATTTTAAGCTCTACCATTGCAGAACCTAATTTTACCTTAGTAAAAAGATGCATGATTGAGGGAGCCATATTCATTTTGCGGCGTGAAAAATTTCAAGTTGATAAGGTGGAGTCAGGTAAATCATAGGATTTAGTAAGAATGAATAAACTTCCATCTCCCCCACGTCCAATCCTTAAGGTTTCATCTAAATAAGTAATATCCAGGGTGGCAGTTCTGCTAGTAGGATTATTTGCAGAGACAACCTTAAATGGGTTGAGTAGGGGCGTATTAATGCCAACAATCTTCTCAATCGATAGGTAACGTTTGTCAAAATAAACGTTAATACGTTTGTTCGGTAGAGGCTCTAAATCTTCTTTGGCTGGCTCAAAGCTAGCTGTTACTTTGACATATCCCGATACTAGGCCAAAAGGATGTTTAACTTTAGCTAGATTGAAGAACAATTTATTTGCAACATCAATCACTTGATAAACTTTACCCAGCTTTAATCCCAATGGGAGAGAAACTAAAGAACGGATTTCTCTGGCTGTGGAGTATTGCAGTTGCCAAGCTCCCTCTAGCAAAGAAGTAGCGTAGAGAAGAGGATTGAGATTGGGATTGACACTCTCTAGTTCTGCTGTCAATTGTTCAATTTCTTCGACCAAGATTTTGTCTAGCTGCAAATCGGTCACGGGAGAACCGTCACTCTTGGTTTTAATTTTCTCAAGAGTGGCTTGTAATTTTTCCTTAATTAAAAGTTGTTTGTTCAATGCTTAAAGATTTTCCTTAAAATATTTTATTGCTTGAGTTCAACTTTTATGCATTTATCGCATAAAAGTTGAATTATTTAGATGATATTAGTCAATGAGTTCTGGAGTGGGAATATGAACCTTTACTCCTGAATTATTCTTCAACAGTCTAAAAACTCGGAATATTTAACTAATACTGATAGCTAACGTCAAACCCTTAACTGAGTTACCGCGATATTGCCAGAAAAACATATATCCACATCGCTACCAGGAATGCGATCGCGTTTGCTATATTCTCCTACATAATAAAAATCATCGCCTTCAATTCGATAGTTTACTGGCAAAGGTCTGGTACAAGCTTGGCAAAACACTATATTAGGCTCTGGTTCTTCTGGTTGCAGATGCGGCAAGTTCACATTCCAGAAGCTTCCCGGTTCTAAGGGACGTTTAAGTAAGTCCTCTAAAACTTTAACTGTGAATTTGGCGGCCATATCCCAATCAAAATTCTGCTTGGCTTTGCGATACTGGGAAATGGCAACTCCGGGAATCCCGTGCATTGCAGCTTCCCGCACGGCGGCAACTGTGCCAGAAATGTAAGCATCTACTCCCAAGTTACCGCCAGCGTTGATACCTGAAAGCACAAATTTGACATCTGCATTAATTTGTGTTAATGCAATTCTCACACAATCAGCGGGAGTACCTGCGATCGCATATTCAGTCTCAGAACGTCGTTGGAGGTTGATAGCACGAGTAGTAGTCACTTGATGTCCACAGCCAGATTGATGATCGGCAGGGGCAGCGATAATAGCATTTTTGCCGTTTACAGCTTTGACCAGCGCTCGGATACCGGGGGCATCAATGCCGTCATCGTTAGTTAAAATTATAGTCATGTAGGTAAGCATGATTAAATATAAGATGAAACTTGAATTTATAATCTATTGCTCAACACTCTACAAATATATGAGCGATCGCTTCACTAATTCATTTAGGATGGTGTTGTGCTAAAAACTCCTCAGCTTCAGCCCTATGTTTAATCACTCCATCTAAAGTAGCAGCAACTACATCATCTAATATTTGCCGATACTGCGGCCCTGGTGTGTAACCCAGTTTCTTTAAATCATTGCCATTCAATAGTGGCTGCACATTCGCCAAAACAATTAAATATTCCCAAATTTGATGTCTAAGCGATCGCGGACTTTGCAAAGCAATTAAAATCAGCATTGGTAAGTCGTATTTTCGCAACAACTGCACTACTTGACTGGGACTTTTACACTTAGGCAAAGATTCCATCACCTCAGTTTGGGCAGAAGCCAAGTTTTGCAAGCGTTTAATATTATCCTCTTGCAGTTGCAGATTTTTTGCTACTTTCGCCCGATATTCTGGTGTTAGATGGGCGATTAACGCTTCTAAGCGCATTTCCCAATGAATGAGGGTTTGTTCAGCATCAAATCGCCGCAAGCAGCGTTCTAGTAAACGTAATTGTCGCAGCAGTTCTGTGTCTAGCTTCAGGGTAGGATGGATACATTGCAACGCTCCGAGATTATCAAGTAACTGCAAAGCCGATTCCCAATAAGGGGCTTCTAGGATGTGTTTTAATTCTGTTTTTAGTCGAGTTTGTAGGGCTGGGGTTTTGGTATTCTCTTGGGAAGTGCGATCGTAAACACCACTATTGATGGCATAGCGGATAAACTCTTCAGTTTGCGGTTCAATTTCAAATCCGAAGCGCACAGCAAAGCGCACGCCACGATAAATCCGGGTGGGATCTTCGATAAAGCTATTGGCGTGTAAAACCCGAATTTGTTTAGCTTGTAAATCGAGTAAACCGCCAAAGAAATCGAGTAATTCACCAGAGCGCGGAGAGGTGAGCCGCAATGCGATCGCATTAATGGTAAAATCTCGACGATACAAGTCTTGACGAATCGAACTCGCCTCAACTTCTGGATTCGCCGCCGGGTAAGGATAAAACTCTGTTCTAGCCGTGGCAATATCTACCCATAAAGAATCTAATTCTGGGTCTTTGTGCCACAACAAAGCCGCAGTTTGAAAAGCCCCGTGGATTTCTAAACGAGCCGCAGGGTAAAGTTGTTGGAGTGCTTTTGCTAGTTCCACACCAGCGCCAACATCTGCTGATTTGTCAAAGCCATCAACTACTAGGTCAATATCTTTAATCATCAAGCTACCTGCTGTCTCAGCTAACAGCAAATCCCGCACCGCACCCCCGACTAGATAAAGATGCCAACCTCGTTTTTCGGCTTCTTGCGATGCGATGGTGAGTAGTTGCCATAACTGAAGAGCAAGTTTATTTTGCAATTGCGGGAGATTAATATTACTTTTCTGTCTCTCTTCCTCTCCCCCTTCTCCGTTTTCATCCCTTTCCTGATGTAATTCCCGCAAGACATCAGTACGAGTGACAAGACCAACTAACTGCTCATTCTCCAATACTGGCAAACGTCCGATATCATAAGTCACCATTAGCGACTCAATTTGCGGCAGTGTCGTATCTGGTGTAATTGTTTTCAGATTTCTTGTCATATAGCCCTTGACTGGCGCATGACTAAATCCGTGGTGCAAGGCGATATCAAGATCCCGACGTGAAATAATACCTACTAGTTGCCCTTGAGTATCGACTACAGATAAACCAGAGTGTCCATAACGCAACAAAATTCGCTGTGCCTCAGCAATTGTGGTTTCAGGTAGAATCGTGCGGACAGGAGAAGACATCAAATCCCTAGCAGTGGGGGGATGGGGAATTTGTGCTTTTACCCCGTCAAGGAGTTGTTTTAATATGGTTTGTGAATCAACTCCTCTTAGATTTAGCGATGCGGCTTGTGAATGACCGCCGCCGCCCAAGAGCTGGAATAACAGATTAAGATTTGTTTTGGGAATTTGCGATCGCCCAATCACAGTTAAGCGTGAATCATTTTCACCGAAAATGATACTCATTAGCCAACAGTATGAGCATCAATTTCGGTTATTTCTAGGAGTTCTGATGCCAAACTCGATAACCCTGGCACAAAAGCATCTGTTTTCAAAATTACCCAAGCAACAGTATATCCACGCAGACAAAGATATTCTAAATTTTCTAGAGATTCAGTTAATAATTGTTGCAATTGCAAAGACAAGCCAGGGTCACGGTAGGTAGAAATTACCGATAAACTAGCACCTTGTTGCATCAACCAAGCCAAAGCTAAGGCATCCCGTGGTGTGGATTGGTCAAAGGTCAAAGAGCCAGTGTCAACGTGGATACCCAAAGCCATCACGGTTGCTTCAGCAGAAGTCAAGGAAATTTGCTGTTGTTGCAATTGCTCCACAATTAAAGTTGTGGCGGCTCCTACCGAAGAAAGATGCGATCGCGTGGCAGGAATATCTGATTCTTGTCCTAAGTGATGGTCATAAACTATAATCTCTCCAAGATGGGGTAAATCTAACCATTCAGCAGCTTTACCCAAGCGATCGCGCAGTTGCGTATCCACCACAGTTAGAGAGCGGATTTTTTCAGGATTCACCGAACGGCGTTCAATTAGCGGATATTCATCCCGATGCAATGCTAAAAAATCCCTTACAGGAGGATGAGAACCGCCAGTCAGCACAATCTTACTTCCCGGTAGTAGGCGCGTTAACCCTACTGCTGCTCCTAGTGCGTCAAAATCTGCTGTCGTGTGGCAAAGAATTAAATCCATAGTATTAAGAGTCATTAGTCATCGGTACTTAGACAAAGGACAAATGACTAAAATGTTGCAATTTCTGCTAGCTTAAAAATAATAAGAAAGTGTCAGTGTCGCCCTTTAAGGATATTCTATCCTTAGTATTTAGCTGTATTGGGAGAATCAAAAATGACCATAATATTCCAATTTGCCTTGATAAGCCTAGTTCTATTGTCTTTTGTCCTGGTTGTTGGCGTCCCCGTTGCTTACGCCACTCCCCAAAATTGGGTTGAATCTAAAAAGTTACTCTGGGTCGGTTCCGCCGCCTGGATTGGTTTGGTATTTTTAGTTGGTTTGTTAAACTTTTTTGTCGTGTAGGCAACGGCTTCACTCTGGCGTAGGCACATAATATAAGAACTAGAGGAGCAGAAAAGCCAAGGTCAAAGACCAAAGGATAAAAGGAGAAATTTTTTCCGATTTCCTTTTTTTAACCGTGCTTTCCTGCTCCTCTACATTTAAATAAGAAATGTATATTGGCCAGAAGTATAGTTGATAAAGAGGCAGTCATGGCAGTTTTCGAGGGAACTTTTACCCAAACAGAACCTTTGCGGTTTGCAGTGGTGATTGGTCGATTTAATGACCTAGTTACCGGAAAGCTGCTAGAGGGATGTCAAGATTGTTTAAAACGCCACGGTGTAGATCCTAACCCCCAAGGTAATCAGGTAGACTATGTTTGGGTTCCAGGAAGTTTTGAGGTACCTTTAGTAGCTCGCCAACTAGCACTTTCTCATCGTTATGATGCTGTAATTTGTCTAGGTGCTGTCATTCGAGGGCAAACACCCCATTTTGATTATG encodes the following:
- the surE gene encoding 5'/3'-nucleotidase SurE, with translation MTIILTNDDGIDAPGIRALVKAVNGKNAIIAAPADHQSGCGHQVTTTRAINLQRRSETEYAIAGTPADCVRIALTQINADVKFVLSGINAGGNLGVDAYISGTVAAVREAAMHGIPGVAISQYRKAKQNFDWDMAAKFTVKVLEDLLKRPLEPGSFWNVNLPHLQPEEPEPNIVFCQACTRPLPVNYRIEGDDFYYVGEYSKRDRIPGSDVDICFSGNIAVTQLRV
- a CDS encoding PAP/fibrillin family protein yields the protein MNKQLLIKEKLQATLEKIKTKSDGSPVTDLQLDKILVEEIEQLTAELESVNPNLNPLLYATSLLEGAWQLQYSTAREIRSLVSLPLGLKLGKVYQVIDVANKLFFNLAKVKHPFGLVSGYVKVTASFEPAKEDLEPLPNKRINVYFDKRYLSIEKIVGINTPLLNPFKVVSANNPTSRTATLDITYLDETLRIGRGGDGSLFILTKSYDLPDSTLST
- a CDS encoding lactonase family protein; this encodes MNRYLFNRGNLKIYAVLLLSCRCSPTQRQVGAAHRRSKGAIAHNILVASVTRVVTVSLNGKFLYAAEYDDLAIVVFARDAQTGKLK
- the psbZ gene encoding photosystem II reaction center protein PsbZ, with product MTIIFQFALISLVLLSFVLVVGVPVAYATPQNWVESKKLLWVGSAAWIGLVFLVGLLNFFVV
- a CDS encoding MGMT family protein, which produces MAPSIMHLFTKVKLGSAMVELKILNLKVGHGIEGDINADTISPRQVLIVRSEDIFDLSIKPGELRENIVIQGIELDNFIPGSLLTFESGAVIRLTFHCEPCKRIAYLVESLKSIQSKRGILGVVIKSGKIHVGSNFQVQANKFPALSENPYERFLDFIIKIPSGKVVTYKQIIKAMGVDNSYLRAIPTYLKKTSVTSYPLHRILDSKGYLINYVGQQKNQLETEGVQVLSEANLVSDLNKNFVNIKDYLWEDGTLYFKIDIAINLILFSRLFCVMGGKILLLIKIIPDF
- the ribH gene encoding 6,7-dimethyl-8-ribityllumazine synthase, translating into MAVFEGTFTQTEPLRFAVVIGRFNDLVTGKLLEGCQDCLKRHGVDPNPQGNQVDYVWVPGSFEVPLVARQLALSHRYDAVICLGAVIRGQTPHFDYVSAEVSKGIAAASFQTGVPVIFGILTVDTMQQALERAGIKGNHGWDYALNALEMASLMRQLRSNLAEPYSRNNQSLPASFQSASIGNLTAESEELG